In the Calonectris borealis unplaced genomic scaffold, bCalBor7.hap1.2 HAP1_SCAFFOLD_74, whole genome shotgun sequence genome, CCCCCCATGACATCAGGAGAAAGGAGGTTCCTAACGATTTGTGGGTGCAATTTGAGGACAACGGGGGGGGAAAGTTCTGCAAAACATCTATCAGCAGAGAATATCTCTGATATTTAGAATATAAATATGAAGGATATTTCCCCTTTCTGCAATGCCTTTCTTGCTtccacagcagctcctggtggACACAGAGTCTTTTATGGAGTCCTGCATGGGACAGAAGCCGGCCTTTGGATGAGATGTGCCTTCCACCCAAAAGGGTTTTCCTTGGTCACTCGGAATGAGGTTTAAATGTAGGACataaaagaaatctaaattaTTTATCTGATGTTTGGCTCTGCCTTTTCACACCAGAGCACCTGTCAGTCCTCGCCCCGAATATTGGCAGTGAGATGTCCCAGCCCTTGCCTGGCTCAGCCCCTGCAACCTGATTTGGTCACCAGCTGCCCCACCAAGACCCTTGAAACTCCATCAGaatttctgcagtatttctctgcccttttccctaCCCAGaaaatttaaccttttcttttgaattccttaGTGTGGAGGAGAAGATCCACCTCCCAGCCCGAAGGGAAAGAGCCCCATGATTGCAAAGCCATGCAAATGTATGTAAATAACACAGGAGGTCTGCTGCCACGTCAGACCCTGGAAGTGTCGCAAGGAGGTGTCCACCTCCTCTGGTTTCCCTGGCAAGGAAACTCATTGTCTGAATTTCAGACTCAGTTACACACCTTGGGATCTGCTCATCACCACTGAAGGACCAGGGAGGTTTTCAGTCTGTCCATTGGGAGTTCcacaaaatgtaaacaaaatttcaaaattaggaCGAAATTCGCCTTGAGGGGGTGGGAAATTGGTCATTAAGGTGCATGTGAGCGTCGGCGTCTCAGGGAAAGGACATCTCCAGAGACAGGGCTGTATCTCGGTCCCTGCGCCAGTGCCTTCCCAAGGGCAGAGGGATGTGTGTCCACCCCCATCAGCAACGCCCACCGTTGCTCTCAGTCCCCCCCCTTGCGGCGATGCATGTGTTAGGAAGGGAGGAGGAGTGGTTTGTGGTCCTAAAatccacttaaaatgaaaaatacagacagTTGGTGCCTGTTCAGAGCTGGAGTGACCAGCCCGTGCCTTGCTGTGGATtgctctgcaggcagaaatgaacagaaagctgttaaaaaaaaaaacaaaaaaaaacaaaaaaagagcccccaaaatccccaaaacaacaaacctgCGCTTATGCCACAGTTATCTGTACGGATGTAAGggataaatatttctgtctgtcacCTTTCATCTGCTAGGAAGCCCAGAACAGCGCTGGGACGCTCACGACTGCCCCGTGAGAGGCCTCCAAGTCTCTGCTTCTCAAGGGCTTCTCCAGGTGCTTCATCACCCACACGTATATTTTGTCTAAACAGGACTGCAAATACGTGAAGtgtgaaatcaaacaaaatactTTCATTGTAAACAACCTTTTTAAAGCCACCTTTAATTGCCTTGGACAAGCGGGACtctgaaaacagcagagcagtAAGTTGTGTTTGTCCCCAAGTGGTTTTGAGGTTGCAATTTGTCAAAAGAGGAACAAATCGAAAGGGAATCGATCCAAGACCTTCTTGGACCAGCCCCAAAGTCATCAGTGGAAGAGGCAAAGTCACGATTAGAAGACCGGTTGATGTCCCTACGGTGGGGACAACAGTTTTCTGCACCAGGTCTCAGACCGATTCACCCGCTGCTTCTCGAGGAGTTGCCCGTGTCTCCACTTCGAGGGCACCGCAGCTGCCGTCACGCTTGTTTCTGCATGATATTGAGTTTGCAGCACTAAAAGTTAAACCGAAACACTCCAGCCAAGCAAGGCCTGCCATCCCCAGGGAGTGTAAAAGACGTGAGAGCCACGGGAATGACTCATTTTCCTGGAGGAAGTACGGCTATTTTTGGAAAGCAGTGAGGAATTGTCAAacgaaaacaagaaaaaaaccctactgatAACCACTCCCATGGCTGAAAGGAAACCCTGGCCAGAAACTCGCATTCCTGACGATGAAGCTTTTCCGCAGGGATTTCCGAAAGGCATTTTTTAAGTCTTTGCTTCGCAGACTAAAAATGATGGGGCTGAGGAAGGGGGTGAAGACAGTGTAGGACACATCAATGAGAGCGTTCGCTCCCGCAGCGTGGGGCGATTTGCGTTGCAGGTAGATAACGGAGGCGCAGCCGTAATGCACCACCACTACGGTGATGTGGGAGGCGCAGgtggagaaggttttgtgccTCCCCTCCGCTGAAGGTATCTGCAGGATGCGGCCAAGGATGAAGGCGTAGGAGAGAAGGATGAGCAGCAAGCAACCCAACAAGGCAGTCAAGCAGAAGACATTGACCACGATGGCAGCCTTCTCGccaccagcacaagccagctggagcaggggggGCACATGGCAGAAGAAATGGTCGATCTGGTGGGACTGGCAGAAGGGTAACTGGAAGACGGCGCAAgtcaccagcagccccaggagacaCCCACCCAGCCAGGAGGCAACCACCAGCTGCGTACAGACACGGGAGGTCATGA is a window encoding:
- the LOC142076615 gene encoding olfactory receptor 10H2-like, with protein sequence MQRDNQTTPRGFILTGFSQLPELQVVLFVLFLLMHVVTVAGNIAIMVVIRVDRGLHTPMYLFLGALSFSELFYTFSIIPKMLSGLVPGTRAISFLGCAAQMNFSFTFGFMHSFLLTVMGYDRYVAICHPLRYNTLMTSRVCTQLVVASWLGGCLLGLLVTCAVFQLPFCQSHQIDHFFCHVPPLLQLACAGGEKAAIVVNVFCLTALLGCLLLILLSYAFILGRILQIPSAEGRHKTFSTCASHITVVVVHYGCASVIYLQRKSPHAAGANALIDVSYTVFTPFLSPIIFSLRSKDLKNAFRKSLRKSFIVRNASFWPGFPFSHGSGYQ